From one Dermacentor variabilis isolate Ectoservices chromosome 3, ASM5094787v1, whole genome shotgun sequence genomic stretch:
- the LOC142573793 gene encoding uncharacterized protein LOC142573793 gives MAATQMSSQNQWPATAPCGVYNAAATNFAHPSPFGVQSAVPSGATFERGPVLSTLAASGLSNSRIAASSGGCERQQAHPARSPFCSGAGGAAAGIPVETAPLIELEDCSPLLDHAANAPTVPFGAGAQTLLQNAAEMIQSLSGAVKALSAVPKCAHPAVRLAVPTYSGYGDLLSARDYCDSLVRYQMANRLEDQEVLERVVPVALTDTAARWYRLSGYRATTLEEFRVAFLREFLPADYQSRMRRELELRTQAPDESLQEYVRAMQDLFLIAEPKASNEERVERVIRQAHPTFSAYLRGGRFRDLEELAAEAKRIQGDILAARAYRPPPPASEALEPRCAWGGPVPLPQRQQPGQAAFAATSGCDWELSARALDPYTYGRRAACAAPLPEMHAQGRTSTQRIAEADARDNRPFGQAASRPRQGAEAAPPRERYRGGVRCFRCQQRGHIARDCTAPRPPARSGNGSAGRS, from the coding sequence ATGGCTGCTACTCAAATGAGCAGCCAAAACCAGTGGCCTGCCACGGCCCCCTGTGGGGTTTACAATGCTGCAGCCACGAATTTCGCTCACCCGTCTCCCTTTGGAGTACAATCGGCTGTGCCCAGTGGCGCAACTTTCGAGCGCGGACCTGTTTTGTCGACGCTGGCTGCAAGCGGCCTAAGCAATTCACGTATAGCTGCCTCAAGTGGCGGCTGTGAACGACAGCAGGCGCACCCCGCTAGGAGCCCGTTTTGCTCTGGGGCTGGCGGCGCCGCGGCCGGTATCCCTGTGGAAACCGCGCCGCTGATCGAGCTGGAGGACTGTTCACCCTTGCTCGACCACGCCGCTAACGCGCCAACGGTTCCCTTTGGAGCAGGCGCACAGACGCTGTTGCAAAACGCCGCCGAAATGATTCAGTCACTCTCGGGGGCAGTTAAGGCGCTTTCGGCTGTACCGAAATGCGCGCACCCCGCTGTACGGTTGGCAGTCCCGACTTACAGCGGATACGGTGACCTGCTCAGTGCCAGGGATTATTGTGACTCCCTGGTACGCTACCAGATGGCAAATCGTTTGGAGGATCAGGAGGTGCTGGAACGCGTCGTTCCGGTAGCGCTTACTGACACAGCGGCTAGGTGGTACCGGCTTTCCGGATACCGTGCAACAACCCTCGAGGAGTTCCGCGTGGCATTCCTGCGCGAATTCCTACCCGCTGACTACCAGAGTAGGATGCGGCGAGAGCTTGAGCTACGTACACAAGCTCCTGACGAGTCgcttcaggagtacgtacgcgCGATGCAAGACCTTTTCTTAATCGCCGAGCCCAAAGCTTCGAACGAGGAACGCGTCGAGCGGGTGATCAGGCAGGCACATCCGACCTTTTCGGCGTACCTGCGCGGCGGCCGCTTCCGAGATTTAGAAGAATTGGCCGCCGAGGCAAAGCGCATTCAAGGCGACATTCTCGCCGCGCGAGCCTATCGCCCACCGCCGCCCGCCAGCGAGGCCCTTGAGCCACGCTGCGCGTGGGGAGGGCCTGTGCCCCTCCCCCAACGGCAACAACCCGGCCAAGCTGCCTTTGCGGCTACAAGCGGGTGTGATTGGGAGCTGAGCGCGCGCGCTCTAGATCCCTACACGTACGGGAGGCGGGCAGCCTGTGCTGCACCGCTGCCCGAAATGCATGCGCAGGGACGCACTTCGACCCAACGCATCGCAGAGGCGGACGCTCGTGATAACAGGCCCTTTGGTCAAGCAGCGAGTCGACCCCGGCAGGGAGCTGAGGCCGCTCCGCCTCGGGAAAGGTACCGCGGCGGAGTGCGCTGTTTTCGCTGCCAACAGCGAGGGCATATAGCAAGGGACTGCACCGCGCCCAGGCCTCCTGCGAGGTCGGGAAACGGGAGCGCGGGTCGCTCGTGA